In the Gossypium arboreum isolate Shixiya-1 chromosome 10, ASM2569848v2, whole genome shotgun sequence genome, one interval contains:
- the LOC108488731 gene encoding cytochrome P450 83B1-like, with the protein MIFLLSLPLFLFILLKRSTTTNGNLNGVLPFPPGPPGLPLIGHLHMLMSDNSVPHIFLYKLSQKYGPLVFLRFGFKPTLVVSSAKMAEAVMKTHDLDFCSRPSLCGARRLSYNASDLSFSPYSDYWREMRKLCVVHLFSRVQKYRPIREDEVARLVQKICRLSIDSKPVNLSEAMMCLSNSIICRVGFGKRYDDEGAERSRFDGLLKESEAMLSCFSFSDYFPFMGWVDRFTGFFSRLEKTSKELDIFYQQLINEHLDPNRQKPEQEDILDVLLRMQKDRDFPFDLTIDHIKAILMDVFIAGTDTTAATVIWAMCFLMINPKCLKKTLAEVRDLIGTKGFVNEEDIQGLTYLKAVIKETFRLQTTVPLLVPRETLRKCSVGGYQVPAKTLVYVNAWAIGRDPEAWENPEEFCPERFIGSSIDYKGLNFELIPFGAGRRVCPGMHMGVAAVELALANLLYKFDWEMSTGMNKKDIDFDVVPGLTTHKKNALILVARKIK; encoded by the exons ATGATCTTTCTTCTATCTCTACCCCTCTTCCTCTTCATTCTCCTAAAACGTAGTACTACAACCAATGGCAATCTTAATGGTGTTCTTCCTTTTCCTCCAGGTCCTCCAGGTCTTCCCTTGATCGGTCACTTACATATGCTGATGTCTGATAACTCAGTCCCTCATATTTTTCTTTATAAACTCTCTCAAAAGTATGGTCCTCTCGTGTTCTTAAGATTTGGATTTAAGCCAACCCTTGTAGTTTCTTCAGCGAAAATGGCTGAAGCGGTTATGAAAACCCATGACCTTGACTTCTGCAGTAGACCTAGTCTTTGTGGTGCTCGTAGATTATCTTACAATGCCTCGGATTTGTCTTTTTCACCATACTCTGACTACTGGCGTGAGATGAGGAAACTTTGTGTTGTGCATCTGTTTAGCAGAGTGCAAAAGTATCGCCCCATCCGAGAAGATGAAGTTGCTCGCCTGGTTCAAAAAATATGCCGATTATCCATTGATTCTAAGCCTGTAAACTTGAGTGAGGCAATGATGTGCCTTTCCAATTCAATAATATGTAGAGTAGGTTTCGGTAAGAGGTATGACGACGAAGGAGCTGAAAGAAGCAGGTTCGATGGGTTGCTTAAAGAAAGTGAAGCCATGTTGTCATGCTTTAGTTTCTCTGACTATTTTCCTTTCATGGGTTGGGTTGATAGATTCACCGGGTTCTTCTCTCGTCTTGAAAAAACATCCAAAGAACTTGATATTTTCTATCAACAGCTCATTAATGAACATCTCGATCCAAATAGACAAAAACCAGAGCAAGAGGACATACTCGATGTGTTACTAAGAATGCAGAAAGATCGTGATTTTCCATTTGATCTGACCATAGATCACATAAAAGCTATTCTTATG GATGTGTTTATTGCTGGAACAGACACAACAGCAGCCACTGTAATTTGGGCCATGTGCTTCCTAATGATAAACCCAAAGTGTTTGAAGAAAACTCTAGCGGAAGTGAGGGATTTGATTGGGACAAAAGGATTTGTAAATGAAGAAGACATTCAAGGTTTAACTTACCTAAAAGCTGTGATAAAAGAAACATTCAGGTTGCAAACAACAGTTCCATTGTTAGTGCCGCGAGAAACACTTCGAAAGTGCAGCGTAGGTGGGTACCAAGTACCTGCCAAAACCTTAGTGTATGTGAATGCATGGGCAATAGGAAGAGACCCTGAAGCTTGGGAAAACCCTGAGGAATTTTGTCCCGAAAGGTTCATCGGCAGCTCTATTGACTACAAAGGGTTGAACTTTGAGCTGATACCCTTTGGTGCAGGTAGAAGGGTTTGTCCTGGAATGCATATGGGAGTTGCAGCAGTGGAGCTTGCCCTTGCTAATCTTCTTTACAAGTTTGATTGGGAAATGTCGACCGGAATGAACAAGAAAGACATAGACTTTGATGTTGTACCTGGTCTCACTACACACAAAAAAAATGCTCTTATCCTTGTCGCTAGGAAGATTAAATGA